A part of Myxococcus landrumus genomic DNA contains:
- a CDS encoding RluA family pseudouridine synthase — protein sequence MKRRTFRVEGAGVGRAVADAVAQELGLPVEQARGLVDVGAVYVAGRRCRDAKTRLVLGQVVGVVLEEGGHSPLAEAPPAPSFRVLHEDEEVLAVDKPAGLPAQPTEARVGGSLVDQVSAYLGREAGLVHRLDRETSGVTVFGKEPRATSALAAEFRHGRARKRYVAATGPGLPASGTVDLPLSRDPSRPGRWRATRAANGVPALTHFRTLYAGAEFCVVELLPQTGRTHQLRAHLTALGAPILGDSRYGGAAKAGGVDAARCLLHAQALELLHPRWERLLRMEAPVPEDLLRFFTLAGVEVPTGAVPLK from the coding sequence GTGAAGCGTCGGACATTCCGGGTGGAAGGCGCGGGCGTGGGGCGGGCCGTGGCGGACGCGGTGGCCCAGGAGCTCGGCCTGCCCGTGGAGCAGGCGCGCGGGTTGGTGGACGTGGGCGCGGTGTACGTGGCCGGGCGTCGCTGCCGGGACGCGAAGACGCGGCTGGTGCTGGGCCAGGTGGTGGGGGTGGTGCTGGAGGAAGGCGGCCACAGCCCGCTGGCGGAGGCGCCGCCGGCCCCTTCGTTCCGGGTGCTGCATGAGGACGAGGAGGTGCTCGCGGTGGACAAGCCCGCGGGGCTCCCCGCGCAGCCGACGGAGGCTCGGGTGGGTGGCAGTCTGGTGGACCAGGTGAGTGCGTACCTGGGACGCGAGGCGGGGCTGGTGCACCGGTTGGACCGGGAGACGTCGGGGGTGACGGTGTTCGGGAAGGAGCCGCGGGCGACGTCCGCGCTGGCGGCGGAGTTCCGGCATGGGCGTGCGCGCAAGCGCTATGTGGCGGCGACGGGGCCCGGACTGCCTGCCTCGGGGACGGTGGACCTGCCGCTGTCGAGGGACCCTTCGCGTCCGGGGCGGTGGCGCGCGACGCGTGCCGCCAATGGCGTGCCCGCGCTGACGCACTTCCGCACGCTGTATGCGGGGGCGGAGTTCTGCGTGGTGGAGCTGCTGCCTCAGACAGGGCGCACGCACCAGCTGCGGGCGCACCTGACGGCGCTGGGGGCGCCGATTCTGGGCGACTCGCGTTATGGCGGCGCGGCGAAGGCGGGTGGGGTGGACGCGGCGCGTTGCTTGTTGCATGCGCAGGCGTTGGAGCTGCTGCATCCTCGCTGGGAGCGGCTGCTGCGCATGGAGGCTCCGGTGCCCGAGGACCTGCTGCGCTTCTTCACGCTCGCGGGGGTCGAGGTTCCCACTGGGGCCGTGCCCTTGAAGTAG
- a CDS encoding peptidase M3: MDRPLHSVRTRLDDFLAELATLQYRHGAGLSRDLPLASLHASFPELSAPDTFAAANEALSKARAKEDALAVRRIQLLRELVATHVEEALAARPAQAVADAESRAVLTVDDQSFSFSEALGRLPHEPVRARRAKMERALGNFLWEQRGPHGDRREAALHTVEKLGATDYPALREDVTGIAYAKLAEAAAQTLKQTEDAYRDVLAYALKKVDPLLRPLPGGDARRHDVQAALQAPWFDEHFRREDGWPAVVRWLGEWGFTPNATGRIRLDEEDRPGKSPRPFAVAIRVPGDIRLVLQPRGGLDALGSLLHEMGHAQHRAHVSDTLPMELRRLGDAGITEAHASVFERLLLSPEWLKRYLGLGTVLARDTVRFAAFQSLAVLRRHCAKLSYELSLYTKGPSADRADEYADGQRRALFAEPHPGFFLHDVDPQLYVAHYLRAWALETRLTARLTERFNEDFWRNPHAAAWLKGLYARGGTDDAEGLATEVSGTPLALPEAGVRLVAILNR, encoded by the coding sequence ATGGACCGCCCCCTGCACTCCGTGCGCACGCGGCTGGACGACTTCCTCGCGGAGTTGGCCACGCTGCAGTACCGGCACGGCGCCGGACTGTCGCGAGACCTCCCGCTCGCAAGCCTCCACGCCTCCTTCCCGGAGCTCTCCGCCCCGGACACCTTCGCCGCCGCCAACGAGGCGCTCTCCAAGGCCCGCGCCAAGGAAGACGCTCTCGCCGTCCGCCGCATCCAGCTCCTGCGCGAGCTGGTGGCCACCCACGTGGAAGAGGCCCTCGCCGCGCGCCCGGCCCAGGCCGTGGCCGACGCAGAGTCCCGCGCGGTGCTCACCGTCGACGACCAGTCCTTCTCCTTCAGCGAGGCCCTCGGACGGCTGCCCCACGAGCCCGTTCGCGCCCGCCGCGCCAAGATGGAGCGCGCCCTGGGCAACTTCCTCTGGGAGCAGCGCGGCCCGCATGGCGACCGCCGCGAAGCCGCCCTCCACACCGTCGAGAAGCTGGGGGCAACGGACTACCCCGCCCTGCGCGAGGACGTCACGGGCATCGCCTACGCCAAGCTCGCCGAGGCCGCCGCCCAGACGCTCAAGCAGACCGAGGACGCCTACCGCGACGTGCTCGCCTACGCGCTCAAGAAGGTGGACCCGCTGCTGCGCCCGCTGCCCGGAGGCGACGCGCGCCGGCACGACGTCCAGGCCGCGCTCCAGGCCCCCTGGTTCGATGAGCACTTCCGCCGCGAGGATGGCTGGCCCGCGGTGGTGCGCTGGCTCGGCGAGTGGGGCTTCACGCCCAACGCCACGGGGCGCATCCGCCTGGACGAAGAGGACCGCCCCGGAAAGTCGCCGCGCCCCTTCGCCGTCGCCATCCGCGTGCCGGGAGATATCCGCCTGGTGCTACAGCCTCGCGGAGGGCTCGACGCGCTGGGCAGCCTGCTCCATGAGATGGGCCACGCGCAGCACCGCGCCCACGTCTCGGACACGCTGCCCATGGAGCTGCGCCGCCTGGGCGACGCTGGCATCACCGAGGCCCACGCCTCCGTCTTCGAGCGTCTCCTCCTGTCCCCCGAATGGCTCAAGCGCTACCTGGGCCTCGGCACGGTGCTCGCGCGGGACACGGTGCGGTTCGCCGCCTTCCAGTCCCTGGCCGTGCTGCGCCGCCACTGCGCCAAGCTGTCCTACGAGCTGTCCCTCTACACGAAGGGCCCGTCCGCGGACCGCGCCGACGAATACGCCGACGGCCAGCGCCGCGCGCTGTTCGCGGAACCTCATCCCGGCTTCTTCCTGCACGACGTGGATCCTCAGCTGTACGTGGCGCACTACCTGCGAGCGTGGGCCCTGGAGACCCGGCTCACCGCGCGCCTCACCGAACGCTTCAACGAGGATTTCTGGAGGAACCCACACGCGGCCGCCTGGCTGAAGGGGCTGTACGCGCGAGGGGGGACGGATGACGCGGAAGGACTGGCCACGGAGGTCTCGGGCACGCCACTGGCCTTGCCCGAGGCGGGAGTGCGCCTCGTGGCCATCCTCAACCGGTAG
- a CDS encoding DUF2058 family protein: MQNLRDKLLKAGLVTEEQSKKATDAAASQAEARRAPSQEGGRSGGSRPPPRRDDNRTSGGPPPRGEDRGPREGGARPSGGRPGGGGPRHGGGSFRPSGGGGASGVGGGAPHHGRPAPTERPIPKLPPMPGSKAYQRAESKRQVELDKALRELVMGAQVPQEAGETAFYFMTRKGKLRRLELTPEQAKRLEDGELAVVERPDPAQIEHALVPSSAAEQMFALSKKAVRFLNRKDSPIGFMNDEELKAQQAAEAAGTAPELPDEPETDGGEEAPAEAASGEEPKPEGGENQG; the protein is encoded by the coding sequence ATGCAGAACCTGCGCGACAAGTTGTTGAAGGCGGGCCTCGTCACCGAGGAACAATCCAAGAAGGCCACCGATGCGGCCGCCAGCCAGGCGGAAGCGCGGAGGGCCCCATCCCAGGAGGGCGGCCGCTCCGGCGGTAGCCGTCCCCCGCCTCGGCGTGATGACAACCGGACATCCGGTGGCCCTCCGCCCCGAGGCGAGGACCGAGGCCCCCGCGAGGGCGGTGCTCGCCCCAGCGGTGGCCGTCCCGGTGGCGGTGGACCTCGCCATGGCGGTGGCTCCTTCCGGCCGAGCGGCGGCGGCGGTGCGAGCGGCGTTGGCGGCGGTGCGCCCCACCACGGACGCCCGGCGCCCACCGAGCGGCCCATTCCCAAGCTGCCCCCCATGCCCGGCTCCAAGGCCTACCAGCGCGCGGAGTCCAAGCGGCAGGTGGAGCTGGACAAGGCGCTGCGAGAGCTCGTGATGGGCGCGCAGGTGCCCCAGGAGGCGGGTGAGACGGCGTTCTACTTCATGACCCGCAAGGGCAAGCTGCGCCGGCTGGAGCTGACGCCGGAGCAGGCCAAGCGGCTGGAGGACGGCGAGCTCGCGGTGGTGGAGCGTCCGGACCCCGCTCAAATCGAGCACGCGCTGGTGCCCTCTTCGGCGGCGGAGCAGATGTTCGCGCTCTCGAAGAAGGCGGTGCGCTTCCTCAACCGGAAGGACAGCCCCATCGGCTTCATGAACGACGAGGAGCTCAAGGCGCAGCAGGCGGCGGAGGCCGCTGGCACCGCGCCGGAGCTGCCCGACGAGCCCGAGACGGACGGCGGCGAAGAGGCTCCGGCCGAGGCGGCTTCCGGCGAGGAGCCGAAGCCCGAGGGCGGCGAGAACCAGGGCTGA